A window from Egibacteraceae bacterium encodes these proteins:
- a CDS encoding magnesium transporter, whose amino-acid sequence MRINRALPREVVGYWSQERRTLRQGFVALAISSGVGMAAGAVLGSMDELLAALPGLLLLVPAAIGMRGAIFGALAARLGTGILTGQFTTAWDRRSFTAQNVEAAALLTLFSSALAAVAARALASAFGLPSIAVWKLMVISMVGGLLASVFILLMVIALARTAQRRDWDMDAIGAPLVTTVGDIVTLPALVLATFLVADARVSAVLGGLLLAGAVAAVWFGLRSPGQITRRIMLESLPVLTYAAIVDILAGGVLEARLDAFVDSPALLVLIPPFIANCGSLGGILSARLGSELHLGLITPRSWPEKVAAFEGSITVLFSITAFSGVGLVAHTVAVLFGFDSPGLATMIGIALLGGLLAFFFMFVVAYYAATATFRFGWDPDNHGIPIVTATMDFLGVLCLVAAISLFGVI is encoded by the coding sequence ATGCGGATCAACCGCGCGCTGCCGCGGGAAGTCGTCGGCTACTGGAGCCAGGAACGGCGCACCTTGCGGCAAGGCTTCGTCGCGCTGGCGATCTCGTCGGGGGTCGGCATGGCGGCTGGCGCCGTGCTGGGCTCCATGGACGAGCTGCTGGCGGCACTGCCGGGTCTGCTGCTGCTGGTTCCGGCGGCCATCGGCATGCGCGGGGCGATCTTCGGGGCGCTGGCGGCCCGTCTCGGCACGGGCATCCTCACCGGACAGTTCACCACGGCCTGGGACCGCCGGTCGTTCACCGCGCAGAACGTGGAGGCCGCGGCGCTCCTGACGCTGTTCAGCTCCGCGCTGGCTGCCGTCGCGGCGCGCGCCCTGGCATCCGCCTTCGGGTTGCCCAGCATCGCGGTGTGGAAGCTGATGGTGATCTCGATGGTCGGCGGCCTCCTCGCCAGCGTGTTCATCCTGCTGATGGTGATCGCGCTGGCACGCACCGCGCAACGGCGGGACTGGGACATGGACGCGATCGGCGCGCCGCTGGTCACCACCGTCGGCGACATCGTCACCCTGCCGGCGCTCGTCCTGGCGACGTTCCTGGTCGCCGACGCCCGGGTCAGCGCGGTGCTGGGCGGCCTCCTGCTCGCCGGGGCGGTCGCCGCGGTGTGGTTCGGCCTGCGCAGCCCCGGCCAGATCACGCGCCGGATCATGCTGGAGAGCCTGCCGGTGCTCACCTACGCCGCGATCGTGGACATCCTCGCCGGTGGCGTCCTGGAGGCGCGCCTCGACGCGTTCGTCGACAGCCCGGCGCTGCTCGTGCTCATCCCGCCGTTCATCGCCAACTGCGGGTCGCTGGGCGGCATCCTGTCCGCGCGCCTCGGCAGCGAGCTGCATCTCGGTCTCATCACGCCGCGGAGCTGGCCCGAGAAGGTCGCCGCCTTCGAGGGCTCGATCACCGTCCTGTTCAGCATCACGGCGTTCAGCGGCGTCGGGTTGGTCGCGCACACGGTCGCGGTCCTGTTCGGCTTCGACTCCCCTGGTCTTGCCACCATGATCGGGATCGCGCTCCTCGGCGGGCTGCTGGCCTTCTTCTTCATGTTCGTGGTGGCCTACTACGCGGCGACCGCGACGTTCCGCTTCGGGTGGGACCCCGACAACCACGGCATCCCCATCGTGACCGCGACCATGGACTTCCTCGGGGTCCTGTGCTTGGTTGCGGCGATCTCCTTGTTCGGAGTGATCTGA
- a CDS encoding TIGR03089 family protein: MPSGYTPPEDAPPSARNLGALASQQVRTRGHAPFITFYDDARGERTELSYATFDNWVSKTANLLVEELEVGRGDRVATLLGNHWTAVVVAFACWKVGCSVVPVDADPGMLAASGAATVVAREDLVGGLTQDAGGADRPQVVVVGQGMGGRLSGTAASPEDAVAYGEEVLAFADDYDDPDVGPPDEALLVLPAGGSGPPAAVRLTQGNLLAAAEALAAWGLGSDDRLLCTRAVHLPDGLVLAHLGAFAAGASVVLTRTFDPSRLWRRAADERATLLHLAPAHLDQLEAGSPPEGLRCALVPAGADPGVTAGVRERLPVVVGHGLAEATSISTLSPPAPDADTRAWLEEAAGRPVGAVTARAAVAALDAAGAPLDHGAEGRLGIGGPVVMAGYDGRPDLDERALGSGWFASAERGYTDVGPDGATHVFVTGPA; this comes from the coding sequence ATGCCTTCCGGTTACACCCCGCCCGAGGACGCGCCGCCGTCCGCCCGCAACCTGGGCGCGTTGGCGTCCCAGCAGGTGCGCACCCGTGGACACGCCCCCTTCATCACCTTCTACGACGATGCGAGGGGGGAACGCACCGAGCTCTCCTACGCCACCTTCGACAACTGGGTGTCCAAGACCGCCAACCTCCTCGTCGAGGAGCTGGAGGTCGGCCGGGGCGACCGCGTCGCCACCCTGCTCGGTAACCACTGGACCGCCGTCGTGGTCGCCTTCGCGTGCTGGAAGGTGGGATGCAGCGTGGTTCCGGTGGACGCCGACCCCGGCATGCTCGCCGCGTCCGGCGCCGCCACGGTGGTCGCACGCGAGGATCTCGTCGGTGGGCTCACCCAGGACGCCGGCGGCGCCGACCGGCCCCAGGTGGTCGTGGTCGGTCAGGGCATGGGTGGGCGCCTGTCGGGGACAGCCGCGTCGCCCGAGGACGCCGTGGCCTACGGGGAGGAGGTGCTGGCCTTCGCCGACGACTACGACGACCCCGACGTGGGGCCGCCAGACGAGGCGCTCCTGGTGCTGCCGGCCGGTGGGTCGGGCCCGCCGGCGGCCGTCCGTCTGACGCAGGGCAACCTTCTGGCCGCCGCCGAGGCCCTCGCAGCCTGGGGGCTCGGGTCCGACGATCGGCTGCTGTGCACCCGGGCGGTCCACCTGCCCGACGGGCTCGTCCTCGCCCACCTCGGCGCCTTCGCGGCGGGCGCATCGGTGGTGCTGACGCGGACGTTCGACCCGTCGCGCCTCTGGCGCCGGGCCGCGGACGAACGCGCCACCCTCCTGCACCTCGCCCCGGCCCACCTGGACCAGCTCGAGGCCGGCAGCCCGCCCGAGGGGCTGCGCTGCGCCCTGGTGCCGGCGGGCGCCGACCCCGGGGTGACCGCCGGTGTCCGCGAGCGCCTGCCCGTCGTCGTGGGGCACGGCCTGGCCGAAGCCACGAGCATCTCGACCCTGTCCCCGCCGGCTCCCGACGCGGACACGCGGGCGTGGCTGGAGGAGGCCGCCGGGCGCCCGGTCGGCGCCGTCACCGCCCGCGCGGCTGTCGCGGCGCTGGATGCCGCTGGCGCGCCACTGGACCACGGTGCCGAGGGTCGTCTCGGGATCGGCGGGCCGGTCGTCATGGCCGGGTACGACGGGCGCCCCGACCTCGACGAGCGCGCCCTCGGGTCAGGCTGGTTCGCCTCCGCCGAGCGTGGTTACACCGACGTCGGGCCCGACGGCGCAACGCACGTGTTCGTCACCGGACCCGCATAG
- a CDS encoding CrcB family protein, with protein MTVVAVAVAGALGASARYLVDWAIAHRTGGARPWGTLAVNVGGSLVGGVVAGTVLFGDAPATVGLVAGVGFAGSFTTFSTFAVDTVRLVADGHVPAALVNIAANLLASLAAAGVGLAAAAALL; from the coding sequence GTGACGGTCGTGGCGGTCGCGGTCGCGGGGGCGCTCGGCGCGTCGGCCCGCTACCTCGTGGACTGGGCCATCGCCCACCGCACCGGCGGCGCCAGGCCGTGGGGCACCCTGGCCGTGAACGTCGGCGGCTCGCTCGTGGGCGGCGTGGTCGCGGGCACGGTCCTGTTCGGTGACGCACCCGCCACCGTGGGGCTGGTGGCCGGGGTCGGCTTCGCCGGCAGCTTCACGACCTTCTCGACGTTCGCCGTCGACACGGTCCGCCTCGTCGCCGACGGGCACGTCCCGGCGGCGCTGGTCAACATCGCGGCCAACCTCCTCGCGAGCCTCGCGGCCGCCGGCGTGGGGCTGGCGGCTGCCGCGGCGCTCCTCTGA
- a CDS encoding CrcB family protein, with translation MRATPLPPARMVAAVAIGGAAGASIRAAGVAAFPTAAGGFPWATLVENVTGAFLLGALLTVLQHHRPASRYGRALLGTGLLGAYTTFSTFAVELSLLLAARSWAVAGLYATATVVVGLAAAFLGASAGRWRPLGARGRRGVEQP, from the coding sequence ATGCGAGCAACCCCCCTGCCGCCGGCACGCATGGTCGCCGCCGTGGCCATCGGTGGCGCGGCCGGAGCGTCCATCCGTGCGGCTGGCGTCGCGGCCTTCCCGACGGCCGCCGGCGGCTTCCCGTGGGCCACCCTCGTCGAGAACGTGACCGGGGCCTTCCTGCTCGGGGCGCTCCTGACGGTGCTCCAGCACCACCGGCCCGCCAGCCGCTACGGGCGTGCGCTGCTGGGCACCGGGCTGCTCGGTGCCTACACGACCTTCTCCACCTTCGCGGTCGAGCTGAGCCTGCTGCTGGCCGCCCGGTCGTGGGCCGTGGCCGGCCTCTACGCCACCGCCACCGTGGTCGTCGGTCTGGCGGCCGCCTTCCTCGGGGCGTCCGCGGGTCGGTGGCGGCCCCTGGGCGCCCGTGGCCGCAGAGGGGTCGAGCAGCCGTGA
- a CDS encoding TrkA C-terminal domain-containing protein: MRRNVKELIVEAKDASELMVDLAYAAVFFGDDDLGREVLRLEDRMDAAVHELRVMCMLAARSPDDAESLAGVLGMVNSMEEIADAAEDIARVVLKDLDVPGELRDDLRHAEEVTARVKLRPDNQLASRALRDLMLPSATGMWVIAIRRDVDYLYGPSGDTVIADGDVLFLQGPAEGVDRVRELAGGEPFGLQRPAQPTRLTDLDRAVDLLVELKNATEVAVGLAYSAILFRDRGLVGEVSTLEDQCDDLYYELQRWVLRAASGLDDSEHGELRGLLQIGNSSERIADAAQNMTRLVESDEEPHPVVAVALREADEIVADAMVGPGSPVEQQTLRELSLETETGMYVLAIQRGGRWLYRPRGRRQLQAGDRILATGPEEGVARLRALLGDVRDYDAEQEDPSVG, from the coding sequence ATGCGACGCAACGTGAAGGAACTGATCGTCGAGGCGAAGGACGCCTCCGAGCTCATGGTCGATCTGGCCTACGCGGCCGTGTTCTTCGGCGACGACGACCTGGGTCGTGAGGTGCTCCGTCTGGAGGACCGCATGGACGCCGCGGTGCACGAGCTGCGGGTGATGTGCATGCTCGCCGCCCGCTCACCCGACGACGCGGAGTCGCTGGCCGGGGTGCTCGGCATGGTCAACTCCATGGAGGAGATCGCCGACGCCGCCGAGGACATCGCGCGCGTGGTCCTGAAGGATCTCGACGTGCCCGGCGAGCTGCGCGACGACCTGCGCCACGCCGAGGAGGTCACAGCCCGCGTCAAGCTGCGCCCGGACAACCAGCTGGCCAGCCGCGCCCTGCGCGACCTCATGCTGCCGAGCGCGACCGGCATGTGGGTGATCGCGATCCGCCGCGACGTGGACTACCTGTACGGGCCCTCGGGCGACACCGTGATCGCCGACGGCGACGTCCTGTTCCTGCAGGGCCCGGCCGAAGGGGTGGACCGGGTCCGCGAGCTCGCCGGTGGGGAGCCGTTCGGTCTGCAGCGGCCGGCGCAGCCCACACGGCTGACCGACCTCGACCGCGCGGTCGACCTCCTGGTCGAGCTGAAGAACGCCACCGAGGTCGCCGTCGGCCTGGCCTACTCGGCCATCCTGTTCCGCGACCGGGGCCTGGTCGGTGAGGTCTCCACGCTGGAGGACCAGTGCGACGACCTCTACTACGAGCTGCAGCGGTGGGTCCTGCGCGCCGCGAGCGGCCTGGACGACTCCGAGCACGGCGAGCTGCGCGGCCTGCTGCAGATCGGCAACTCCTCCGAGCGCATCGCCGACGCGGCCCAGAACATGACGCGTCTGGTGGAGTCCGACGAGGAGCCCCACCCGGTGGTGGCCGTGGCGCTGCGCGAGGCAGACGAGATCGTCGCCGACGCCATGGTCGGCCCCGGCTCGCCCGTCGAGCAGCAAACCCTGCGCGAGCTGTCGCTGGAGACCGAGACCGGCATGTACGTCCTGGCGATCCAGCGAGGCGGCCGATGGCTGTACCGACCTCGGGGCCGGCGCCAGCTCCAGGCCGGCGATCGCATCCTGGCCACCGGCCCCGAGGAGGGGGTGGCCCGCCTCCGCGCGCTCCTGGGCGATGTGCGCGACTACGATGCCGAGCAGGAGGACCCCTCCGTTGGGTGA